A genomic window from Sulfurospirillum diekertiae includes:
- the ruvC gene encoding crossover junction endodeoxyribonuclease RuvC: MVILGIDPGTRNCGYSILKKEKNSLILIEAGLIKIKEKVLQHQIMELVEGLDTIFKHHTIDEVAIEDIFYAYNPQTVIKLAQFRGALSLKILQTIGNFSEYTALQVKKAVTGNGKAHKEQVAFMVKKILGIKQEIKPLDITDAIAIAITHAQRVKVS; this comes from the coding sequence TTGGTTATTTTAGGAATTGATCCGGGGACACGTAACTGTGGATATTCTATTCTCAAAAAAGAAAAAAACAGCCTGATTCTCATTGAAGCAGGACTGATTAAAATCAAAGAAAAGGTGCTTCAGCATCAGATTATGGAGCTCGTTGAAGGGCTTGATACGATCTTTAAACACCATACGATTGATGAAGTAGCGATTGAAGATATTTTTTATGCCTATAATCCTCAAACAGTGATTAAATTAGCACAATTTCGAGGCGCTTTAAGTCTAAAAATTTTACAAACCATTGGTAATTTTAGTGAATACACAGCACTTCAAGTGAAAAAAGCCGTAACAGGAAATGGAAAAGCGCACAAAGAGCAAGTCGCTTTTATGGTGAAAAAGATTTTGGGAATTAAACAAGAAATTAAACCTTTGGACATTACCGATGCCATTGCCATTGCTATCACACATGCCCAAAGGGTAAAAGTGAGTTAG